The Alnus glutinosa chromosome 10, dhAlnGlut1.1, whole genome shotgun sequence DNA window taaaaaaattttaaattaagccCAAAAAGTAAGCCCAATACCTTAATTAGGccaaaaaaaactcaattttttaaaattttatttaccgCTCCGAATAACCGGGTACCAACCGATTAACCGTTAGTAATTAAATAACCAGTTAATCGGCTATCTGGTTACCAGAGCTGGTTGGTGATTTTGGCCAACCGGCTACCCCAATTACGATTACCGGTTTTAGTCAATAACTAGTAATCTTAACTGGATTTTCACCCCTAGTAATTGTATTAGCAAATCAATGTATGTTTTTAGGAGCCTTTTTGCCCCTAGACAGCTGACATACTCTACAGCTTTGTTATAACCCAAAGACTCAAAAGAAGACTTAGAAGGTGGGTTGAATATATGTATGCTAATctaatgcggaatttaaaattttatcactACACAAACattcacaaaatataattttttttttttgataataaaagcagcaaatcaatcaaaacaagtaATTTGGTGACGAAGTGTGAACTTTTTaaagaactcttcaaaagtaaatgAAACCATTtcaaggcagccaaacccaggaaatcaattcattataaaagaataagaaattacAAGATGTTCaaacttacaaaacctttgcaaTTGAAACACCCTAGTACTAAACAAATGACCCGCTTGCTTGCTACAGCAGTAGTTCTTTAAGAACCTTTGGACAATAATTCTACTTGATTGCTTTTACCGAAACTCCAATAGGCTTAATACTTTTTGTGAGATCTAAGGTTGTGTtggttaaaataaataaattctacgAGTGGAACAACACGAAGGCTCTAAGAACAAAGAGACCTCTTTTAGCACAAAGTAAAATAACCTAAAATTGTGTCTATGGACATGCATTTGGTATCCTTATATAGACCAGTTTGAACTGTCTTGGAACGACACCTAGAACGAGAGCTTTTGTCAAACTTCAAAGTCATCTCAAGGTCATCAATTCAAACCAATTTAGGACTGAATTTGGAACGGACAGTTCTGTGAAAAGATTCAAAGTACTTAAGACATTGTCAGTTCGATTTAACTTTGGACGAAGCTTTGAATGGAAGGTTCTGCCTGACTTGAATTTACTCTTTTTACACTATCTAGTTCGAACTAAGaccaaaaatatgaatttttacaacccaaaaaaaaaaaaaaaaacttaaagtaCACTTTGTCTAATTTAAAACCAAATTACACCAAAGTGTTTTGAACACCGAATTAGCCAAcctaaaaattaacaaaccgGCTCAGTTTGGCAAGAATAAAGATTTAGTATTTCTTCTTCCAAataatttaatcacttaagagAAAATCAGGaaaaatctttcttttcaaACTAAAGTAACATCTTAGGAGAAAAATAGAgtgtattttctttcaaattaccTAATTTCTTTGGAGAAAATTATggatattttccttaattaccTTTACCAACTTGTAAGGGTTTTTCTTTAATACCCaagttttattaaataagagGTATCGTACAATTTCTGCAACATATTCCATCTTGTATGAAATTTAGGAGGCTTTAGCTTCCTCGAAGTGGccaatatattttctatttgattttgtCATCATTATAGGTTCTAAACCTTATTATAGCACTAGTTCCATTCTAATgtacactaccaaaaaaaaaaaaaaaaaaaaaaaaaaggtctttagTGACGTGTCACTATATTTAGTGACCTGTTAAACATTAACATGTCACTAaatcatgttttatttttttctcaaaaatatatatatattaaaaaaaatatttatatttaagaCTAAAATGAGCATGCCTGAAATATAAAAAGCAGCAAGAAGAAGCCTAATGGGGGCTAATACAAAAGAGCATATTCAATCATGTCGGTAGTAAATGATACGTTATTTATGAGAAAATGATAGTTTTGTTTACATTAGGGGACAAAGAGTGTTATATAGGAGCAGTGTACGAGTAAAATGAGAGAGGAGGACCTGAGAATGGCTTCACATATGGCTTTTGTAATAAGGATAAAACTCATAAATAGCACATATCATATCAAGATTAAACTTTGAGCCAAAGGAAAAATCAAAACTAGCAACAGATACCACCTTTGGAGTTTCCTACAGTGCACATATAAGGGAAACAAACCGAAACATAACCTTAATTGGAGATTTTCATGTGAATGTTTCAACATAAAGTCAGGGGCAAAGACTAAAATCCTAAGTATAAAACAGAATCAAGTATGGAGTACCTGTCGTCTAATTGATCCAGACAAGCTAAATGTGCCTGATGACTCGTTATCCGTAGTCAAAGATAGCATGACCGTACTGGTTAAACGGTAATGAGCTGTTCCTTCCTCCTCTGGTCCCACCTAGATAAATATGAGTTGCAGTGTGACTGAAGGAAGGAATGACAGGAAAATGCACAGAGAAAAGAAGGATAGGAGACAGAGGGGGAGGGCAAATTACAATGGCATCTCCCCATCTATACTTGCAGTCCATGGAAAATAAACTTTACCTCAATGACATGTATAGCACCCCATGCCCCCTCCTGCAGGTAACCCCTTCGACCCTGCCCTGTCTTTGAGCCATCTTCATCCTCAAAAACAGTAGCAAATCAGTAACAGGCACAAAACTGTCC harbors:
- the LOC133880571 gene encoding probable F-actin-capping protein subunit beta isoform X3; this encodes MEKFIFGYYEGGISSVYMRHFISFFLIKKDGSKTGQGRRGYLQEGAWGAIHVIEVGPEEEGTAHYRLTSTVMLSLTTDNESSGTFSLSGSIRRQLRIAKRHITCNNNRTSIDGD
- the LOC133880571 gene encoding probable F-actin-capping protein subunit beta isoform X4, which gives rise to MEKFIFGYYEGGISSVYMRHFISFFLIKKDGSKTGQGRRGYLQEGAWGAIHVIEVGPEEEGTAHYRLTSTVMLSLTTDNESSGTFSLSGSIRRQTIRIASGVLLP
- the LOC133880571 gene encoding probable F-actin-capping protein subunit beta isoform X2, which codes for MRHFISFFLIKKDGSKTGQGRRGYLQEGAWGAIHVIEVGPEEEGTAHYRLTSTVMLSLTTDNESSGTFSLSGSIRRQLPFRPYGSPQEFFCLNYGFRPTSCPTVLDSTSTEREQERRKRRFCIN
- the LOC133880571 gene encoding probable F-actin-capping protein subunit beta isoform X5, which encodes MEKFIFGYYEGGISSVYMRHFISFFLIKKDGSKTGQGRRGYLQEGAWGAIHVIEVGPEEEGTAHYRLTSTVMLSLTTDNESSGTFSLSGSIRRQNCPFQIQS